The following is a genomic window from Lysinibacillus sp. JNUCC-52.
AAGAGATATTAGGAATTTTACTTAAATCAACTGACGTCTCATATGCTACGTTTACACCTGTGCGTCCCGGTACATTATAAAGCATTACAGGTAGCCTAGTTTCTTTTGCAATAGTTTCAAAGTGCGCGTAAATCCCTCGTTGATTTGGTTTATTATAATATGGTGCAACTAACATAATACCATCAGCACCATTTTCTTCGGCTTTATGCGTCATCGCAATAGAATAAGCCGTTTCATTATCACCTGTACCTGCAATAACTGGTACACGACCTGCTACTTTCTCTACTGTAAATCTTACAACTTCAATTTTTTCTTCTGTGGTCATAGTTGGGTTTTCGGAGGTTGTGCCACATGCAACAATGCAATCAGTGCCATTATCTATTAAGTAATTAATAATACGTTCTAGTTCTGGATAATTAATCGTACCATCTTCCTTAAACGGCGTTATCATTGCCGTTCCAATTCGACCTAAATTCATCCTTACACCCCTCTTATAGTAAGTTATCCTCAAGCATTGCTTCTGCAATTTGGATAGAGTTCAATGCAGCGCCTTTTAATAAATTATCTGATACGATCCATAGATGGAATCCCTTTTTATTGTCTAAGTCTTGACGGATACGTCCTACAAAGGTAGCATCTTCCCCTTCAGCGTAAATTGGCATTGGGTAAGTTTGTGTTGCGATATCATCCTGTAAAACAATTCCAGGTGCATGACGTAATACTTCGAAAATCCCTTCAACTGTTGTATCTTTTTCTACTTCAATATAAACAGATTCAGAATGTCCTGAAACGACTGGTACACGTACGCAAGTAGCAGCCACTTTTAACTCTGGTGCATGCATAATTTTTTTCGTTTCATTAATCATTTTCATTTCTTCGTATGTAAAGCCATTGTCTGTAAATTTATCGATTTGTGGAATGACATTACGAGCAATTGGGAAATGACGTTTGTCGCCACCACTTGGTAAAATATTTGCTTCTACATCTTTACCTGCATCCCAGTTTGCGCTTTGTGCTTTTAATTCTTCAATTGCAGAAATCCCTGCACCAGAAACTGCTTGGTATGTTGATACTAATACCTTCGTTAAGCCAAATGTCGCACGAATTGGTTCAAGTGCTGCAACCATTTGAATTGTAGAGCAGTTTGGATTGGCGATAATCCCATTATGTTTAGCAAGATCGCCGCGATTCACTTCAGGTACAACTAGCGGTACCTCTGGATCCATACGGAAATGGCTCGTATTGTCAATAACTACTGCCCCGCGTTTTGCCGCTTCAGGCGCTAGTACTGCCGATACAGAACCACCCGCAGAGAATAAAGCGACATTGACGCCTTCAAAAGCTTCTGGTGTCGCTTCTTCAATTGTATATGTCTTACCATTAAATTCGATTGGTTTTCCTGCAGAACGTGCAGAAGCTAAAAATTTAATGTGTCCTATTGGAAATTTTCGTTTAATTAGCTGTTCCATCATTTTTGAACCTACTGCTCCTGTTGCCCCTACAACTGCAACTGTTAACTGCTTAGTCATCTGTCATCTCTCCTTGAATA
Proteins encoded in this region:
- the dapA gene encoding 4-hydroxy-tetrahydrodipicolinate synthase produces the protein MNLGRIGTAMITPFKEDGTINYPELERIINYLIDNGTDCIVACGTTSENPTMTTEEKIEVVRFTVEKVAGRVPVIAGTGDNETAYSIAMTHKAEENGADGIMLVAPYYNKPNQRGIYAHFETIAKETRLPVMLYNVPGRTGVNVAYETSVDLSKIPNISWIKEASGNLDQMGDIIENVEAVDNFFVYSGDDGLTLPLLAIGGAGVISVASHVVGNDMQLMIKLFEEGNHQQAAKIHRALLPLVRALFAQPNPSPVKYAMTKLGFDTLNVRLPMVEMTDEEKANFDLVWETYQEKAKSFR
- a CDS encoding aspartate-semialdehyde dehydrogenase, producing MTKQLTVAVVGATGAVGSKMMEQLIKRKFPIGHIKFLASARSAGKPIEFNGKTYTIEEATPEAFEGVNVALFSAGGSVSAVLAPEAAKRGAVVIDNTSHFRMDPEVPLVVPEVNRGDLAKHNGIIANPNCSTIQMVAALEPIRATFGLTKVLVSTYQAVSGAGISAIEELKAQSANWDAGKDVEANILPSGGDKRHFPIARNVIPQIDKFTDNGFTYEEMKMINETKKIMHAPELKVAATCVRVPVVSGHSESVYIEVEKDTTVEGIFEVLRHAPGIVLQDDIATQTYPMPIYAEGEDATFVGRIRQDLDNKKGFHLWIVSDNLLKGAALNSIQIAEAMLEDNLL